A genomic stretch from Cryomorphaceae bacterium 1068 includes:
- a CDS encoding exodeoxyribonuclease III translates to MKLKIISYNVNGIRAAIRKGFYEWLEDASPDLVLIQETKAKPEQIDLKVAEELGYKSYFHSAEKAGYSGVAILSKIEPDKIVVGCGIEKYDREGRVLRADFGDLSIMSTYFPSGSSGEDRQAFKMDFLADFSVFIEKLKEERPNLVIGGDYNICHRAIDIHNPVSNKKSSGFLPEEREWVTQFLESGFIDSFRSVNGDVTDQYSWWTYRFNARKKNLGWRIDYHMVSQPLLESIVKADILGDVFHSDHCPVSLELNL, encoded by the coding sequence TTGAAGCTTAAAATTATATCATATAATGTCAATGGCATTCGTGCTGCCATTCGAAAAGGATTTTACGAATGGCTCGAAGATGCTTCACCTGACCTTGTTTTAATACAAGAAACCAAGGCAAAGCCCGAACAGATCGACCTCAAAGTAGCAGAGGAACTGGGGTATAAGTCATATTTTCATAGTGCAGAGAAGGCTGGTTACTCTGGAGTAGCAATTTTAAGCAAAATTGAGCCTGATAAGATAGTAGTTGGTTGTGGAATTGAAAAGTATGATCGCGAAGGCCGAGTTTTGAGAGCTGATTTTGGAGACCTTTCCATTATGAGCACTTACTTTCCTTCTGGAAGCAGTGGCGAGGATCGACAGGCTTTTAAGATGGATTTTTTAGCAGACTTTTCTGTATTTATTGAAAAGCTGAAGGAGGAAAGACCAAACCTGGTCATAGGGGGAGATTACAACATCTGTCACCGAGCTATCGATATTCACAATCCTGTTTCAAATAAAAAGTCCAGTGGATTTCTTCCTGAAGAAAGGGAATGGGTCACTCAATTCTTAGAATCAGGTTTTATCGATTCATTCAGAAGTGTGAATGGTGATGTGACTGATCAATATTCGTGGTGGACTTATCGCTTTAACGCACGAAAAAAGAATTTGGGATGGCGTATTGACTACCATATGGTGTCGCAACCTTTGCTGGAATCTATCGTTAAAGCGGATATATTAGGCGACGTGTTCCATAGCGATCATTGTCCTGTTTCCCTAGAACTTAACTTATAA